One region of Eupeodes corollae chromosome 1, idEupCoro1.1, whole genome shotgun sequence genomic DNA includes:
- the LOC129939909 gene encoding actin-related protein 1: MEPYDVVVNQPVVIDNGSGVIKAGFAGEHIPKCYFPNYIGRPKHVRVMAGALEGDIFVGPKAEEHRGLLSIRYPMEHGIVTDWNDMERIWSYIYSKEQLATFTEDHPVLLTEAPLNPRRNREKAAEFFFEGINAPALFVSMQAVLSLYATGRVTGVVLDSGDGVTHAVPIYEGFAMPHSIMRVDIAGRDVTRYLRTLIRKEGFNFRSTAEFEIVRSIKERVCYLASNPQKEENIETEKASYTLPDGKTLEIGPARFRAPEVLFRPDLLGEECEGIQDVLMYSIEKSDMDLRKMLYQNIVLSGGSTLFKGFGDRLLTEMKKHTSKDLKIRIAAPQERLYSTWMGGSILASLDTFKKMWISKREYEEEGQRAVHRKTF; the protein is encoded by the exons ATGGAACCCTATGATGTTGTAGTTAACCAACCTGTTGTAATTGATaat GGTTCTGGTGTTATCAAGGCTGGTTTTGCCGGTGAACATATTCCGAAATGTTACTTTCCCAACTA TATCGGAAGACCGAAACATGTACGAGTTATGGCTGGTGCACTTGAAGGTGATATATTTGTTGGACCAAAGGCAGAAGAGCATCGGGGTTTGCTGAGTATAAGATATCCAATGGAACATGGAATTGTTACAGATTGGAATGACATGGAAAGAATTTGGAGTTATATCTAtagtaaa GAACAACTAGCTACATTCACAGAGGACCATCCTGTTTTGTTAACAGAAGCACCTTTGAATCCTCGAAGAAATCGCGAAAAGGCAGCTGAATTCTTTTTCGAAGGCATTAATGCTCCAGCCCTATTCGTTTCAATGCAAGCAGTGCTTAGTTT atACGCAACTGGACGAGTAACAGGTGTTGTTTTAGACTCTGGTGATGGTGTGACTCATGCTGTTCCCATCTATGAAGGCTTTGCTATGCCTCACAGTATTATGCGTGTTGATATTGCTGGTCGAGATGTTACACGCTATCTTCGAACGCTTATTAGAAAAGAAGGATTCAATTTCCGTTCGACAGCAGAGTTTGAAATAGTCCGATCAATTAAGGAGAGGGTCTGTTATTTAGCGAGCAAtccacaaaaagaagaaaatatagaaACTGAAAAGGCTTCTTACACATTACCCGATGGAAAGACGCTTGag ATTGGACCTGCGAGGTTTAGAGCTCCGGAAGTACTTTTTAGACCTGATTTGCTGGGTGAAGAATGCGAGGGTATTCAGGACGTTCTGATGTATTCAATAGAAAAGTCCGATATGGATTTGCGAAAGATGCTGTATCAAAATATCGTTCTCTCTGGTGGTTCAACGTTATTCAAAGGTTTTGGTGATAGGCTCCTCACAGAGATGAAGAAGCACACatcaaaagacttaaaaattAGA attgcTGCTCCTCAAGAACGTCTCTATTCAACATGGATGGGAGGTTCTATATTAGCTTCTTTAGATACATTCAAGAAAATGTGGATCTCAAAGCGAGAATACGAAGAAGAGGGTCAAAGGGCTGTGCACAGAAAgactttttag